CTTCGCGCCGGTGGGGCCGGCGGTGGCGGGCGGCGCGGCCGGGCTCCTGGCGGGGCTGCCGGTCGGGGCGATGCCGGTCCGCGTCGCGGTCCTGGCCGCCCTGGCGCTGCCGCTGGTGCCGCTGGCGCGGCGGCGCTTCGAGCGGGCGTGGCCGCGCTTCGGGCCGCACGCGGGCGAGCTGGCGTACGCGCCCCCGCCCGACGCGGCCGAGTCGGAGCTGGTGATCGGGCGCGGGCTGGCGCGCGTGCTCCCGCGCCGCGCCGGCGCCGTCCGCGCGCGCGACGCCGTGGTGGTGGGCCGCCGCTTCCGCTGGGCCACGCGCACGGTGGCGCCGCTGGCGGTGGCCGCCGTGCTGGCGCTCGTCCGCGCGGGGGGTGACCCGGCCGTGCGCGGCTGGGTGACGACGGCGTGCGGGCTGCTGCTGGCCGGGCAGGCGCTCGCCGTGGTGCGGCTCGGGCAGTCGGAGCGCGGCCGGGCGCGCTGGCTGGACCGCGCGGCGGGGCTGCGCCTGCGCGACCGGCTGCTGGGCCGCTGGGCGGCGGCGTTCGGGCTCTCGCTCGGCCTCGTGCTCCCGGTCTCCATCGCCTGGAGCCTCAACGTGCCGACCACGCCCGGGTGGTGGTGGATCGGGGCGGCGGCGGGGGGCGCGGCGCTCGCCTCGGCGGCGTCGCTGGCGGCGGCGGGGAGGTAGCGTGGCGGACCAGGCGCTTCCCCTCGCCGTGCGCGGCCTGCGCAAGAAGTACCGGCGCGGCGTGGTGCTGGATGGCGTGGGCTTCGAGGTGCGCCCCGGCGAGGCGGTGGCGCTCCTGGGCGCGAACGGCTCCGGCAAGTCGACGCTGATCGGCTGCGTGACCGGCGACCGGCTCCCGGACCGCGGCGAGGTGCGGCTCTGCGGCGTCGACCCGTTCGCCGACCCGGTGGCCGCGGCGGCGTGCACGGGCTACGTCCCCGAGCAGCCGTTCCTCTACCCGGAGCTGACGGTGGCGGAGATGCTGCGCTTCGTGGCCGCCGCGCGCGGGCTGGACCCGGCGGCGTCGCAGAGGGAGGCCGGGCGGCTGCTGGAGCTGCTGGGCCTCGGCGGCGCGGAGGGGACGCTCTGCCGCGAGCTGTCGCAGGGGATGGGGCGGAAGACGGCGATCGCCGCTGCGCTGCTGCACGCCCCGCGGATGCTGCTGCTGGACGAGGCGCTCAACGGCCTCGACCGCCCCTCGGCGGAGCGGCTGGTGGCCGAGCTGGACGCGCGCCGCGCCGCCGGGGCCGCCGTGCTCCTCTCCAGCCACGACCTGGACTTCGTGGCCGGGTGGTGCGGCCGCGGCCTCCTCTTGGCCGAGGGCGCGCGCTGGACCCTGCTGGAAGGCGCCGCGTGGAACGAGTGGCGCCGTGCGCCGACGCTGCACGTGGACCCTCAACCCGCGTAGCCCGATGAACGAAGGGCGCATCCGCAAGCTGGTGCGCGAGCTGGACCAGCTGGTGCCGCGCGCGGACGCCAGTGTGCGAATGACGGAGGGCCCCGAAGGCGTCGAGGTGACCGCGACCTCCGGAGGTGCGCTGCGGCTGGGCGTCATCTTCCTTCGGGCCGCGCTCGTGGAGGAGTGGGAATCGAACCCCGAGTTGGGAGAGCTGGTCGACGCGGAAGGCATTGACGCCACCTGGATCGGCCGCATCGAGATCGTCGACGAGCTGGAGCCGGTGGAGGAGCCGGAGCCGGTCAGGCGAAGCCCGCGTTACGGGTGCCTGGCGGCCATGCTCCTGGGTCTCGCCGTGTTCCTGGTGGGCGTGGCGACGGTGGTGGGGTGGCTCCTTTCGGCCGTTACCGGGTAGAACGCCTCCCAAACCGAGATCGGAGCGAGACTTGCGGGGCCGGCGGGAGGGCCGCACGGGCCGCGCGGTGACTGGAGAAGGAGGAGCCGGATGATGGATCGCAAGCGGATCACGGCCGCGCTGGCGGGCGCGGCGCTCGCGCTGTCGGCGTGCAGCGGCACGTTCCAGAGGCCCGACATCGACCTGGAGGGCGTCACGCTGGGGAGCGTGGGGCTGAGCGGGGGGACGCTGATCGCCAACGTGCGCGTGCACAACCCCAACCGCTTCTCGCTGCGCGCCGACGACCTGCGCTACCGCCTGTGGCTGCGCGAGCCCGGCGACACGCGGGCCGACACCACCTGGGTGGAGTTCGCCGACGGCACCTACGGCGA
This sequence is a window from Longimicrobium sp.. Protein-coding genes within it:
- a CDS encoding ABC transporter ATP-binding protein, producing MADQALPLAVRGLRKKYRRGVVLDGVGFEVRPGEAVALLGANGSGKSTLIGCVTGDRLPDRGEVRLCGVDPFADPVAAAACTGYVPEQPFLYPELTVAEMLRFVAAARGLDPAASQREAGRLLELLGLGGAEGTLCRELSQGMGRKTAIAAALLHAPRMLLLDEALNGLDRPSAERLVAELDARRAAGAAVLLSSHDLDFVAGWCGRGLLLAEGARWTLLEGAAWNEWRRAPTLHVDPQPA
- a CDS encoding LEA type 2 family protein, which codes for MMDRKRITAALAGAALALSACSGTFQRPDIDLEGVTLGSVGLSGGTLIANVRVHNPNRFSLRADDLRYRLWLREPGDTRADTTWVEFADGTYGDTITVRGRETRTFRIPVEFSYRELGGAAGSLLRTGRVQYRAEGTVDVRTPLGTREVPFRKTGSFSMSGTGRD